Proteins encoded together in one Gigantopelta aegis isolate Gae_Host chromosome 8, Gae_host_genome, whole genome shotgun sequence window:
- the LOC121378836 gene encoding phospholipase B-like 1 — MASQTCSSPVKSCHMCAVIYILILIPSVLTDSGKLQTGSVYCKGGKCSYVDGVIDKNGSTAFGQYNDTLLTTGWGILDISAGVGPKTDNYDIMFGAGLLEGIFTAERIYQHYQNIRGVFFSKKTSDVEMKVRKWLSEQDTWLRTMIKKHGYDDPFWRHVGYIMAQFDGLVEGYNVTMGKDKALDIFAFQVLNGVGDLIDLIHVVAPETFPVWSKMSKAEAMSYLAHQGHCSALIKVMGAYEKFYMSHSSWFAYAATMRIFKHYNFNVDDPKTNAKRLSFSSYPGFLESLDDFYLLGSQMVMLQTTNSILDKSLYKHVKPESVLAWQRVRTANMMANSGQEWALTVAQYNSGTYNNQYMVIDLKKIFLGENILDGALWVVEQIPTLVKSGDQTQILRAGYWPSYNVPFFEEIYNKSGYPQFAERFGAENSYQMAPRATIFRRDEANVIGMDSMKYIMRYNDYTKDPYSQSNPCNTICCRGDLESKNPRADGCYDTKVSDLKMALAFTADIINGPTLGDNLPPFKWTSVFNESHIGLPETYNFKFITTSPLFKDD, encoded by the exons ATGGCATCTCAAACCTGTTCAAGTCCTGTTAAAAGTTGTCATATGTGCGCAGTCatctatattttaatactgatacCAAGTGTGCTGACAG acAGTGGGAAACTACAAACAGGTAGTGTTTACTGCAAAGGTGGTAAATGTTCGTATGTCGATGGTGTTATTGACAAGAATGGATCAACTGCCTTCGGTCAGTACAACGACACGCTGCTGACGACGGGATGGGGCATTCTCGACATATCTGCGGGTGTCGGACCGAAAACGGATAACTATGACATCATGTTTGGAGCGGGACTTCTTGAAGGAATATTCACAGCTGA GAGAATTTATCAACACTACCAGAACATACGTGGAGTGTTCTTCAGCAAGAAAACATCGGATGTGGAGATGAAAGTTCGTAAGTGGCTGTCGGAACAGGATACCTGGCTGCGGACGATGATAAAGAAACACGGTTATGATGACCCGTTCTGGCGACATGTCGGTTACATCATGGCTCAGTTTGACGGACTTGTGGAGGGTTACAATGTCACCATGGGAAAAGATAAG GCTTTGGATATTTTTGCATTTCAAGTTCTGAATGGAGTTGGTGATCTGATTGATCTTATTCATGTCGTTGCCCCGGAGACATTCCCTGTTTGGTCGAAGATGTCCAAGGCTGAAGCAATGTCTTATCTGGCCCATCAAGGCCATTGCTCAGCTCTTATTAAA GTGATGGGAGCATATGAAAAATTCTATATGTCACACTCCAGCTGGTTTGCTTATGCTGCTACCATGAGGATCTTCAAACATTATAACTTCAATGTAGATGATCCAAAGACAAATGCAAAGAGATTATCATTTTCAAGTTATCCTG GTTTCCTAGAATCTCTTGATGACTTTTACCTGCTTGGTAGTCAGATGGTTATGCTACAGACGACAAACTCAATACTCGACAAATcattatataaacatgttaaaCCCGAATCTGTGTTGGCATGGCAACGAGTGAGAACAGCAAACATGATGGCAAATTCAGGCCAGGAGTGGGCTTTGACTGTGGCACAATATAACTCTG gCACTTACAATAATCAGTACATGGTTATAGATCTTAAAAAGATTTTCCTGGGAGAGAACATCTTGGATGGTGCATTGTGGGTAGTGGAGCAGATACCGACACTTGTTAAGTCAGGAGATCAGACACAAATTCTTAGAGCAG GATATTGGCCTTCCTATAACGTTCCATTCTTTGAAGAGATCTATAACAAAAGCGGCTATCCACAGTTTGCTGAACGGTTCGGTGCAGAAAACTCTTACCAGATGGCGCCACGAGCAACAATATTCCGCAGAGATGAAGCCAATGTTATCGGCATGGACTCTATGAAGTATATTATGAGATATAATG atTACACGAAAGATCCCTATTCACAAAGTAATCCTTGCAACACAATCTGTTGTCGAGGAGATCTTGAAAGTAAGAATCCCAGAGCGGATGGATGTTACGATACCAAG GTGTCAGATCTGAAAATGGCATTAGCATTTACAGCTGATATTATTAATGGTCCCACTCTGGGCGACAACCTCCCGCCTTTCAAATGGACATCGGTGTTCAATGAGTCTCACATTGGTCTGCCAGAGACCTACAACTTCAAGTTCATAACTACCTCTCCACTCTTCAAAGACGATTGA